In one window of Romboutsia hominis DNA:
- a CDS encoding GDSL-type esterase/lipase family protein, translated as MKRKLNKKRVAIATFLLLVAILALFTVIRGEMKNSGNEKISNSKEISKDKNNNDNTNSEEVFEMANSDKTVESGIKAVKRLESKNITEIQEEINDIKRKKEENESKDKNKKVDYSTLFENSVIMGDSRAEGLTEYEILSGSSVVAYKGRTTVEAKDDVSTVVDLSPSNVIMTYGMNDLELYSNPKDFIKSYEKLIKEVQSKLPSSKIYLTSIFPVQQKAINKQPMLKNLDSFNIALENMCSELGIRYINVGTLDSKYYEPDGIHFLPSAYKLWLNSMVSQMNL; from the coding sequence ATGAAAAGAAAACTTAATAAAAAAAGAGTAGCAATAGCAACATTTTTACTACTAGTAGCTATACTAGCCCTATTCACAGTAATTAGAGGAGAAATGAAAAACTCAGGTAATGAAAAAATTAGTAATAGCAAAGAAATAAGTAAAGACAAGAATAACAATGATAATACTAATAGCGAGGAAGTATTTGAAATGGCTAATAGTGACAAAACAGTAGAGTCAGGTATAAAAGCAGTAAAGCGATTAGAAAGTAAAAATATTACAGAGATTCAAGAAGAAATAAATGATATTAAACGTAAAAAAGAAGAGAATGAATCTAAAGATAAAAATAAGAAGGTAGACTATAGCACTTTGTTTGAAAACTCAGTTATAATGGGAGATTCAAGGGCGGAAGGTCTTACAGAGTATGAGATATTAAGTGGCTCATCAGTAGTTGCCTATAAAGGTAGAACTACTGTAGAGGCAAAAGATGATGTATCAACCGTAGTAGATTTATCACCTTCAAATGTAATTATGACTTATGGAATGAATGACTTAGAATTATACAGTAATCCTAAAGATTTTATAAAAAGCTATGAAAAACTAATCAAAGAAGTTCAAAGTAAGTTACCAAGTTCTAAAATTTATCTAACATCTATCTTCCCAGTACAACAAAAAGCCATAAACAAACAACCTATGCTTAAAAATTTAGATAGTTTTAATATAGCATTAGAAAATATGTGTAGTGAATTAGGAATTAGATATATAAATGTAGGCACTTTAGACTCTAAGTATTATGAACCAGATGGAATACACTTTCTACCAAGTGCTTATAAATTGTGGCTAAATTCTATGGTATCACAAATGAATTTATAA
- a CDS encoding MBL fold metallo-hydrolase, protein MKIEKILEPSFGENMYILVDEETKKCAVVDPGGAEDKILNYIKNNGLTLEYILLTHGHGDHIGAVKSIREKTGAKVVAHTDEKELLNDNRKNLSCMMPHCGPQELDADIYVNDKEKLTLGNLKLSFIHTPGHTKGGMCIRVNDDMFTGDTLFAGSIGRTDFIGGSYKELEKSLKKLSKYENDVKIHPGHGPSSTLGIEKTSNPYMSR, encoded by the coding sequence ATGAAAATAGAAAAAATACTTGAACCAAGCTTTGGTGAAAATATGTATATATTAGTAGATGAAGAAACTAAAAAATGTGCAGTAGTAGACCCAGGTGGAGCAGAAGATAAGATATTAAATTATATAAAAAATAATGGTTTAACACTTGAGTATATATTATTAACTCATGGACATGGAGATCATATAGGTGCAGTAAAATCTATAAGAGAAAAGACAGGTGCTAAGGTAGTTGCACATACTGATGAAAAAGAGCTATTAAATGATAATAGAAAAAATTTAAGTTGTATGATGCCTCATTGCGGACCACAAGAATTAGATGCTGACATATATGTAAATGATAAAGAGAAATTAACATTAGGTAATTTAAAACTATCATTTATACATACACCAGGACATACAAAAGGTGGAATGTGTATAAGAGTCAATGATGATATGTTTACTGGAGATACTTTATTTGCAGGAAGTATAGGTAGAACAGATTTTATTGGAGGAAGTTATAAAGAGTTAGAAAAATCTCTTAAGAAATTATCAAAATATGAAAATGACGTTAAAATTCATCCAGGTCATGGACCAAGTTCTACTTTAGGAATAGAAAAGACGAGCAATCCATATATGAGCAGATAA
- a CDS encoding threonine/serine exporter family protein, which produces MTDMSLVWHFIFSAFSTVGFAVFLNGPISTLVPAGITGGIGWTMYYYLMGITSNAIISNFIATLIVAFISEMLARKLKHPAILFVIPGIIPLVPGLGMYNTMLYLVQRDYDMAVSVGTDVLFSGAAIALGILVMTSFVRTINIFKLKKMAALIQKVNK; this is translated from the coding sequence ATGACTGATATGAGTTTAGTTTGGCATTTTATATTTTCAGCATTTTCTACTGTTGGATTTGCTGTATTTTTAAATGGACCTATATCTACACTAGTTCCAGCAGGAATTACTGGAGGTATAGGGTGGACAATGTATTATTATTTAATGGGAATTACTTCTAATGCAATAATTTCAAACTTCATAGCTACTCTAATTGTTGCTTTTATAAGTGAAATGCTTGCTAGGAAATTAAAACATCCTGCAATATTATTTGTAATACCAGGTATAATACCTTTAGTTCCTGGACTTGGAATGTATAATACTATGCTTTATCTAGTTCAAAGAGATTATGATATGGCTGTATCAGTTGGTACAGATGTATTATTTTCTGGGGCCGCTATAGCACTTGGAATATTAGTTATGACTTCTTTTGTTAGAACTATAAATATATTCAAACTAAAGAAAATGGCAGCATTAATTCAAAAGGTTAATAAATAA
- a CDS encoding PadR family transcriptional regulator: protein MSRNNSLQEEQLTESGYYILLALLVPMHGYGISKYIEELTEKEVIIGPATLYTMLKKMQEQDYIELAGEEGRRKIYKLTERGLKVITMEKERRYKMALHGAEAFSRLER, encoded by the coding sequence GTGAGTAGAAATAATTCACTACAAGAAGAGCAGTTAACGGAATCAGGGTATTATATACTTTTAGCATTATTAGTACCTATGCATGGTTATGGAATTAGTAAATATATAGAGGAGTTGACTGAAAAAGAGGTTATAATAGGTCCTGCTACCTTATATACTATGCTAAAGAAGATGCAAGAACAAGATTATATAGAATTAGCTGGAGAAGAAGGAAGAAGAAAGATATATAAGCTTACAGAGAGAGGACTAAAAGTTATAACTATGGAAAAAGAAAGAAGATATAAGATGGCTCTTCATGGTGCAGAGGCCTTTAGTAGATTAGAGAGATAG
- a CDS encoding metal-sensitive transcriptional regulator: MERKLAESNDKEALIKRLKRIEGQVKGIQNMIEEERYCVDILVQISAIRSAINKVGTIVLENHIKGCVSHTIKSGNEEVTEDVINELMGTITKFTK, translated from the coding sequence ATGGAAAGAAAATTAGCTGAGTCAAATGATAAAGAAGCTCTTATAAAAAGACTTAAAAGAATAGAGGGACAAGTTAAAGGTATTCAAAATATGATAGAAGAAGAAAGGTATTGTGTAGATATATTGGTCCAAATATCGGCAATTAGATCTGCTATAAACAAAGTGGGTACAATAGTGCTTGAAAATCATATAAAAGGATGTGTTTCTCACACCATAAAAAGCGGTAATGAAGAAGTTACAGAAGATGTTATAAATGAATTAATGGGTACTATAACTAAGTTTACAAAATAG
- a CDS encoding DUF2812 domain-containing protein has product MSKNVKYIASMGLGFAEEKEMKKLGKLAKEGWIFDNFEKLSYKLVKGEPQNLIYCVDYNENKDDLDSYIELIEESGWTHVTSYEGFHFFKAPEGTHPIYSDGYTLGLKYKAMNKGVKKTAIYSVVIAIISGLIAYIMENIAIDSSVYECLKLIIYMIAGGAFGFFIALIPCSMCIKNKMKKAILSAKN; this is encoded by the coding sequence ATGAGTAAAAATGTAAAATATATAGCATCAATGGGATTAGGATTTGCGGAAGAAAAAGAAATGAAAAAGCTAGGAAAATTAGCTAAAGAAGGATGGATATTTGATAATTTTGAGAAATTATCTTATAAGCTTGTAAAAGGAGAACCTCAAAATCTTATATACTGTGTTGATTATAATGAAAATAAAGATGATTTAGATTCTTATATAGAATTAATAGAAGAAAGCGGATGGACTCATGTAACTTCTTATGAAGGCTTTCATTTTTTTAAGGCACCAGAAGGAACACATCCTATATATAGTGATGGATATACTTTAGGACTTAAATACAAGGCTATGAATAAAGGTGTTAAAAAGACCGCGATTTACTCAGTAGTAATAGCGATAATATCAGGATTAATAGCTTATATAATGGAGAATATAGCAATAGATTCAAGTGTATATGAATGCCTAAAACTTATTATTTATATGATAGCAGGAGGAGCTTTTGGATTTTTTATAGCTTTAATACCATGTAGTATGTGTATTAAAAACAAGATGAAAAAAGCAATATTATCAGCTAAAAATTAA
- the hemZ gene encoding coproporphyrinogen dehydrogenase HemZ: protein MIGVVLKGHDYKYEVAELIKLFTTDFEFVERKSFGRILTNTLLKYNDTIIAKTEYYENYDLKYEFRDHINISGLNEQEIKKATKETIKRSIFKVLKNRLNSYVPWGILTGIRPVKIVHTLLDQGVDEESIRKILKEKYYIMDEKIDLSLEIAKRERIFIYPIDKNKISLYVGIPFCPTRCYYCSFPANPLKQFGHLRKEYVDKLIEEIKGLSKILKDTNKEIETLYIGGGTPTALEKEELDTLITALFKELDLSTIKEFTVEAGRPDTITREKLEVLKKHNVDRISINPQTMNDETLAKIGRDHTVADIVDCFNMARAIGFDNINMDIILGLVDEDLDMVRNTLEEIKKLSPESLTVHTLAVKRASNLKENLDKYELTRYEEMIKMIDLSMEYARDMGLNPYYMYRQKHMLGNLENIGYAKEGYECIYNIQIMEEKQSNYAVGAGSISKFVYVDEDRIERVDNVKNVEQYIDRVDEMIERKRKEIYKNVN from the coding sequence ATGATAGGTGTAGTTTTAAAAGGACATGATTATAAATACGAAGTAGCTGAATTAATAAAACTATTTACTACGGATTTTGAATTTGTAGAAAGAAAAAGCTTCGGAAGAATATTAACAAATACATTGTTAAAATATAATGATACAATAATCGCTAAAACTGAATACTATGAAAATTATGATTTAAAGTATGAGTTTAGAGACCATATAAACATAAGTGGATTAAATGAACAAGAAATAAAAAAAGCTACAAAAGAAACTATAAAAAGAAGTATATTTAAAGTTTTAAAAAATAGATTAAACTCATATGTACCTTGGGGGATACTAACAGGTATAAGACCTGTTAAGATAGTACACACTCTATTAGATCAAGGTGTAGATGAAGAGTCTATAAGAAAAATATTAAAAGAAAAATACTATATAATGGATGAAAAAATAGACTTAAGCTTAGAAATTGCAAAGAGAGAAAGAATATTTATATATCCAATAGATAAAAATAAAATTTCTTTATATGTAGGTATACCATTTTGTCCAACAAGATGTTATTATTGTTCATTCCCAGCAAATCCATTAAAGCAATTTGGACATTTAAGAAAAGAATATGTAGATAAGCTTATAGAAGAAATAAAGGGACTTTCTAAAATATTAAAAGACACTAATAAAGAAATAGAAACACTATATATTGGCGGAGGAACTCCAACAGCTTTAGAAAAAGAAGAGTTAGATACTTTAATAACTGCTTTATTTAAAGAGTTAGATTTAAGTACAATAAAAGAATTTACAGTAGAAGCAGGAAGACCTGATACTATAACTAGAGAAAAATTAGAAGTTCTTAAAAAGCATAATGTAGATAGAATAAGTATAAATCCTCAAACTATGAATGATGAAACATTAGCTAAAATAGGTAGAGACCATACTGTAGCTGATATAGTAGATTGTTTTAATATGGCAAGAGCAATAGGATTTGATAATATAAATATGGATATCATATTAGGTCTTGTAGATGAAGATTTAGATATGGTTAGAAATACTTTAGAAGAAATCAAAAAACTTTCACCAGAAAGTTTAACAGTACATACATTAGCTGTAAAAAGAGCATCTAATCTAAAAGAAAATCTAGATAAATACGAACTTACAAGATATGAAGAAATGATAAAAATGATAGATTTATCAATGGAATATGCTCGTGATATGGGACTTAATCCATATTATATGTACCGTCAAAAGCATATGTTAGGAAATCTAGAAAACATAGGATATGCTAAAGAAGGTTATGAATGTATATATAACATTCAAATAATGGAAGAAAAGCAAAGTAACTATGCAGTAGGTGCTGGATCTATATCAAAATTTGTATATGTTGATGAAGATAGAATAGAAAGAGTTGACAATGTTAAAAATGTAGAGCAATATATAGACAGAGTTGATGAAATGATAGAAAGAAAGAGAAAGGAGATATACAAAAATGTTAACTAA
- a CDS encoding threonine/serine exporter family protein: MYNDSNQEYKKDVLRLALFLGELMLINGAETYRVEDSVIRVCKSRGFNHISVFATPTAIIISDDRFDGLSFMKTIRNRGINLNKISLLNNFSREFVNAKDMPIKDALAELKVLGETPEHPPKLVYIATGLASASFACVVGGNNLINFIFTTIISILAVICYKKIMKISNIPAFSSLIASVFIALTGVLITELGFLATPKTLIVGSIMPLLPGVSFIKGIRDLIAGDLISGVARAFDAGLTAISIACGVGLVLDLWLKFGGAF, encoded by the coding sequence ATGTATAACGACAGCAATCAAGAATACAAAAAAGACGTACTTAGGTTAGCTTTATTTCTTGGTGAACTTATGCTAATAAATGGGGCTGAAACTTATCGTGTAGAGGATAGCGTTATTAGAGTTTGTAAGTCGAGGGGTTTTAATCATATTAGCGTATTTGCAACTCCTACCGCTATCATCATATCAGATGATAGATTTGATGGTTTATCCTTCATGAAAACGATTAGAAACCGTGGAATAAACTTAAACAAAATTTCTCTACTTAATAATTTTTCTAGAGAGTTTGTTAATGCAAAGGATATGCCTATAAAAGATGCTTTAGCAGAGCTTAAAGTTCTTGGGGAGACTCCTGAACATCCGCCTAAATTAGTTTACATAGCCACAGGTTTAGCATCTGCTTCTTTTGCTTGTGTTGTTGGGGGTAATAATTTAATTAATTTCATATTTACAACTATAATATCTATACTAGCAGTTATATGTTATAAAAAAATTATGAAGATAAGTAATATACCAGCCTTTTCTAGTTTAATAGCTTCAGTATTTATAGCTTTAACTGGGGTTTTAATAACAGAACTTGGCTTCTTAGCAACACCTAAAACCCTAATAGTTGGTTCTATAATGCCACTACTTCCTGGAGTATCTTTTATAAAAGGTATACGTGATTTAATTGCAGGGGATTTAATTTCAGGAGTAGCACGTGCTTTTGATGCAGGCTTAACTGCTATTTCTATAGCTTGTGGTGTTGGTCTTGTTCTAGATTTATGGCTTAAGTTTGGAGGTGCATTCTAA
- the hisS gene encoding histidine--tRNA ligase — MLTKAPRGTKDITPKDAYKWNYVENKFREVCALFGYEEMRTPIFEHTELFKRSVGDTTDIVQKEMYSFEDKGKRDITLKPEGTAGVVRAFIENKLYAETQPTKLFYMTPCFRYERPQAGRQRQFHQFGIEALGSDKPSLDAEVIALAVQFFNEVGLKDLVVSINSVGCPTCRAKYNEILKAYLDSKADVLCETCLERKDKNPMRVIDCKNPTCQENLQDVPFMVDHLCDDCREHFAKVQEYLSEMEINYVVDKKIVRGLDYYKKTAFEIISNDIGAQSTVCGGGRYDGLVEQIGGPKGVSGIGFGLGVERLLLTLENNNIEIENPHAMDIFIVTIGDKAKTKSFKILKDLRSEHISAENDHLDRSVKAQFKYSDKINAKFTIVIGDDELENDSATLKNMATSEQTTIKLSDIVKELKERL, encoded by the coding sequence ATGTTAACTAAAGCTCCAAGAGGAACTAAGGACATAACTCCAAAAGATGCTTACAAATGGAATTATGTTGAAAATAAATTTAGAGAGGTATGTGCATTATTTGGATACGAAGAAATGAGAACTCCAATATTTGAACATACAGAATTATTCAAAAGAAGTGTTGGAGATACAACTGACATAGTACAAAAGGAAATGTATTCTTTTGAAGATAAAGGTAAAAGAGATATAACTTTAAAGCCAGAGGGAACTGCTGGTGTAGTTAGAGCATTTATAGAAAATAAATTATATGCAGAAACTCAACCAACAAAGTTATTTTATATGACACCTTGTTTTAGATATGAAAGACCACAAGCAGGAAGACAAAGACAATTCCACCAATTTGGAATAGAAGCTTTAGGAAGTGACAAACCATCATTAGATGCAGAAGTAATAGCTTTAGCTGTTCAATTTTTCAATGAAGTTGGTCTTAAAGATTTAGTGGTTAGCATAAACTCTGTTGGATGTCCAACTTGTAGAGCTAAATACAACGAAATACTAAAAGCATACTTAGATTCAAAAGCAGATGTATTATGCGAAACTTGTTTAGAAAGAAAAGATAAAAACCCAATGAGAGTTATAGACTGTAAGAATCCTACATGTCAAGAAAACTTACAAGATGTACCTTTTATGGTAGATCACTTATGTGATGATTGTAGAGAACACTTTGCAAAAGTACAAGAGTACTTAAGTGAAATGGAAATAAACTATGTAGTTGACAAAAAAATTGTTAGAGGACTTGATTACTACAAGAAAACTGCTTTTGAGATAATATCAAATGATATTGGTGCTCAAAGTACAGTTTGTGGTGGAGGAAGATACGACGGACTAGTAGAACAAATTGGAGGACCTAAAGGAGTTAGTGGTATAGGATTTGGTCTAGGAGTTGAAAGATTATTATTAACTTTAGAAAATAATAATATAGAAATCGAAAATCCACATGCTATGGATATATTCATAGTAACAATAGGAGATAAAGCTAAAACTAAGAGCTTTAAAATATTAAAAGATTTAAGAAGTGAACATATAAGTGCTGAAAATGACCACTTAGATAGAAGCGTTAAGGCACAATTTAAGTACTCAGATAAAATAAATGCAAAATTCACTATAGTTATAGGTGATGATGAGCTAGAAAATGATAGTGCTACACTTAAGAATATGGCTACATCAGAGCAAACTACTATAAAACTAAGTGATATAGTTAAAGAATTAAAGGAAAGATTATAA
- the aspS gene encoding aspartate--tRNA ligase, whose translation METLNGLKRTHYCGDLRENNINEEVVLMGWVQKKRNLGGLVFVDLRDRSGLCQIIFDTDVNAEAFAKAEKLGSEYVIAVKGKVCERSSKNPNMPTGDIEVFATELRILNESQTPPIYIKDDDNVSEELRLKYRYLDLRKPSMQKTLMLRSKVANIVRNYLTENNFCEIETPFLIKPTPEGARDYLVPSRVNEGKFYALPQSPQLFKQLLMVSGMDRYFQIVKCFRDEDLRADRQPEFTQIDCEMSFVEQEDVMAIMEKMVQTIFKEILNVDVALPLPVMTYAEAMERYGSDKPDTRFGYELTNISDLVENCGFGVFANATKDGMSVRGINVEGKSDEISKKQLSKIEDHAKTYRAKGLAWMRIGANREVTSPIAKFFTEEELTAILDRMNAKEGDLLLFVADKNSVVFDALGQVRLEVARRLNLLDNNEYKMLWVTEFPVFEEDEETGRMVAKHHPFTSPMDEDIEKLEGDDKASLRAKAYDIVINGYEVGGGSVRIFNADVQQKMFKALGFTEEEAREKFGFLLDAFKYGTPPHAGIAFGLDRLVMILAGTTNIKDVIAFPKNQSAVCPMTNAPAVAEEAQLKELNIKVEINK comes from the coding sequence ATGGAAACTCTAAACGGATTAAAGAGAACTCACTATTGTGGGGACTTAAGAGAAAACAATATAAATGAAGAAGTTGTCCTTATGGGATGGGTTCAAAAGAAAAGAAACTTAGGTGGATTAGTATTTGTTGACTTAAGAGATAGAAGTGGATTATGCCAAATAATATTTGATACTGACGTTAATGCTGAAGCTTTTGCTAAGGCTGAAAAGTTAGGTTCTGAATATGTTATAGCTGTTAAGGGAAAAGTTTGTGAAAGATCATCTAAAAACCCTAACATGCCAACTGGTGATATAGAAGTATTTGCTACTGAACTTAGAATACTTAATGAATCTCAAACACCACCAATATATATAAAAGATGATGATAATGTATCAGAAGAATTAAGACTTAAGTATAGATACTTAGATTTAAGAAAGCCATCTATGCAAAAGACTTTAATGTTAAGAAGTAAGGTTGCAAATATAGTAAGAAACTACTTAACAGAAAATAACTTCTGTGAAATAGAAACACCTTTCTTAATAAAGCCAACTCCAGAAGGTGCTAGAGATTATCTTGTACCAAGTAGAGTTAATGAAGGTAAATTCTATGCTTTACCACAATCACCACAATTATTCAAACAATTATTAATGGTAAGTGGTATGGATAGATACTTCCAAATAGTTAAGTGCTTTAGAGATGAAGACTTAAGAGCAGACAGACAACCTGAGTTTACTCAAATAGACTGTGAAATGTCTTTTGTTGAACAAGAAGATGTTATGGCAATAATGGAAAAAATGGTGCAAACTATATTTAAAGAAATATTAAATGTAGATGTAGCATTACCACTTCCAGTTATGACATATGCTGAAGCTATGGAAAGATACGGAAGTGATAAGCCTGATACTAGATTTGGATACGAATTAACTAATATATCTGATTTAGTAGAAAACTGTGGATTTGGAGTATTTGCTAATGCTACTAAAGATGGAATGAGCGTTAGAGGTATAAATGTTGAAGGTAAATCTGATGAAATAAGTAAAAAGCAATTAAGTAAAATAGAAGACCATGCTAAGACTTACAGAGCTAAAGGTCTTGCTTGGATGAGAATAGGAGCTAACAGAGAGGTTACTTCTCCAATAGCTAAGTTCTTCACAGAAGAAGAATTAACAGCTATACTTGACAGAATGAATGCTAAAGAAGGCGACTTATTATTATTCGTTGCTGATAAAAACTCTGTAGTATTTGATGCATTAGGTCAAGTTAGACTTGAAGTTGCTAGAAGACTTAACTTATTAGACAACAATGAATACAAAATGTTATGGGTAACTGAATTCCCTGTATTTGAAGAAGATGAAGAAACTGGAAGAATGGTAGCTAAACATCATCCATTCACTTCTCCAATGGATGAAGATATAGAAAAGCTTGAAGGAGATGACAAAGCATCTTTAAGAGCTAAGGCTTACGATATAGTTATAAACGGATACGAAGTTGGTGGAGGAAGTGTTAGAATATTTAACGCTGACGTTCAACAAAAAATGTTTAAAGCATTAGGATTTACTGAAGAAGAAGCTAGAGAGAAATTTGGATTCTTATTAGATGCATTTAAGTATGGAACTCCTCCTCATGCAGGAATTGCATTTGGACTTGATAGATTAGTTATGATACTTGCAGGAACTACTAACATAAAAGATGTTATAGCATTCCCTAAAAACCAAAGTGCAGTATGTCCAATGACTAATGCTCCAGCAGTAGCTGAAGAAGCGCAATTAAAAGAATTAAATATAAAAGTTGAAATAAACAAGTAA
- a CDS encoding SoxR reducing system RseC family protein — MEQQGYIIEILDKNTAKLKMQRHSACAACGKCVTSSESKDIVVEVDNNIGAKVGDRVKVNMDGVNVLKAAFLVYLTPLAGLLIGTIATYFILNSISMTSSIEVISFIVGITTMMIVFFILKKRDKKFREGREYIPIITDIVSSGKDISL, encoded by the coding sequence GTGGAACAACAAGGGTATATAATAGAGATTTTAGATAAAAATACTGCTAAGCTAAAAATGCAAAGGCATTCTGCTTGTGCAGCTTGTGGAAAATGTGTTACTAGTTCAGAATCAAAAGACATAGTGGTAGAAGTTGATAATAACATAGGTGCTAAAGTTGGAGATAGGGTAAAAGTAAATATGGATGGTGTAAATGTATTAAAAGCAGCCTTTTTAGTATATCTTACTCCATTAGCAGGTCTTTTGATTGGAACAATAGCTACATATTTTATACTAAATAGCATAAGTATGACAAGTAGTATAGAAGTTATAAGTTTTATAGTGGGTATTACTACTATGATGATTGTTTTTTTTATACTTAAAAAAAGAGATAAAAAATTTAGAGAGGGCAGAGAGTATATACCTATAATTACGGATATAGTATCAAGTGGAAAAGATATTTCTTTATAG